The following are encoded in a window of Flavobacterium psychrotrophum genomic DNA:
- the murA gene encoding UDP-N-acetylglucosamine 1-carboxyvinyltransferase — MGTFKIEGGAPLKGEITPQGAKNEALQVLNTVLLTSEKVTITNIPDIIDVNKLIALLGNLGVKIQKLAHGSYTFQADEVNLTYLESDDFKKEGAGLRGSIMIVGPLLARFGKGYIPKPGGDKIGRRRLDTHFEGFISLGAKFRYNEEDSFYGVEAEKLKGTYMLLDEASVTGTANIVMAAVLAEGTTTIYNAACEPYLQQLCKMLNSMGAKINGIGSNLLTIEGVDTLGGCEHRILPDMIEIGSWIGLAAMTQSEITIKDVSWDNLGVIPSVFRKLGITLERRGEDIYIPAHTEGYEIQSYIDGSILTISDAPWPGFTPDLLSIVLVVATQARGSVLIHQKMFESRLFFVDRLIDMGAQIILCDPHRANVIGLGFKSKLRGILMSSPDIRAGISLLIAALSAKGTSTIQNSDQIDRGYERIDERLKAIGAKITRID, encoded by the coding sequence ATGGGAACATTTAAAATTGAAGGCGGTGCGCCGCTTAAAGGCGAAATTACACCTCAGGGTGCCAAGAATGAGGCGCTACAGGTACTAAATACTGTATTGCTTACCTCCGAAAAAGTAACCATTACTAATATTCCTGACATTATAGATGTTAACAAGCTAATAGCGTTGTTAGGCAATCTGGGTGTAAAAATTCAAAAACTTGCTCATGGTTCTTATACTTTTCAGGCAGACGAGGTAAACCTTACCTACCTGGAGAGCGATGATTTTAAGAAAGAGGGTGCAGGGCTTCGTGGTTCTATTATGATTGTAGGTCCGTTATTGGCCCGCTTTGGCAAAGGTTATATTCCTAAGCCGGGTGGAGATAAGATAGGCCGCCGTAGACTTGATACCCATTTTGAAGGATTTATAAGTCTGGGTGCTAAATTTCGTTACAACGAAGAAGATTCTTTTTACGGTGTTGAGGCTGAAAAGCTAAAAGGTACTTATATGCTTCTTGATGAGGCTTCGGTAACCGGTACGGCTAATATTGTTATGGCTGCTGTACTTGCCGAAGGTACAACTACCATATATAATGCAGCTTGTGAACCCTACCTGCAACAGCTTTGTAAAATGCTAAACAGCATGGGGGCAAAAATCAACGGTATAGGATCTAACCTGCTTACTATAGAAGGTGTAGACACACTGGGCGGATGTGAGCACCGTATTTTACCGGATATGATAGAAATAGGCAGCTGGATAGGTCTTGCCGCTATGACACAAAGCGAAATAACTATTAAAGATGTTAGCTGGGATAACCTGGGTGTAATACCAAGTGTATTTAGAAAACTGGGTATAACCCTGGAGCGTAGGGGTGAAGATATTTACATTCCTGCACACACAGAAGGTTATGAGATACAAAGCTATATAGATGGCTCAATACTAACTATTTCAGATGCGCCGTGGCCGGGCTTTACGCCAGACCTTTTGAGCATTGTACTGGTAGTTGCAACGCAGGCAAGGGGTAGTGTGCTTATACACCAAAAAATGTTTGAAAGCCGCCTGTTCTTTGTAGACCGCCTTATAGATATGGGAGCGCAGATTATACTTTGCGACCCGCACAGGGCTAACGTAATTGGTCTTGGCTTTAAATCTAAATTAAGGGGCATATTAATGTCTTCTCCAGATATAAGGGCAGGTATATCGCTGCTTATTGCTGCGCTTTCTGCAAAAGGAACCAGTACAATACAAAACAGCGACCAGATAGACCGCGGCTATGAGCGTATAGATGAAAGGCTTAAAGCTATTGGTGCAAAGATTACAAGGATAGATTAA
- a CDS encoding DUF4290 domain-containing protein, which produces MYNSVEAVNHLEYNAERSHLIIPEYGRHLQKLISQAVALEDRAERNKAAKYIISVMGNLNPHLRDVPDFQHKLWDQLFIMSDFTIDVDSPYPLPNREILAQKPDRLAYPQNFPKYRFYGNNIKYMIDVANKWEDGPLKDALIIVIANHMKKSFLSWNKDTVKDDVIFQHLLELSGGKINLLSTDEELSASNDLMKVNKKLSNKTHSNAAISSNNNNPRQKMQRGTTNRNNSQNNNRNPKQNF; this is translated from the coding sequence ATGTATAATTCCGTAGAAGCAGTTAATCACTTAGAGTATAATGCTGAAAGGTCGCACCTTATAATACCGGAATACGGCAGGCACCTGCAAAAGCTTATTTCTCAGGCTGTAGCTTTAGAAGACCGTGCTGAGCGTAATAAGGCAGCTAAATACATTATATCGGTTATGGGCAACCTTAATCCGCACCTGCGTGATGTGCCGGATTTTCAGCACAAGCTTTGGGATCAGCTTTTTATAATGTCTGATTTTACAATTGATGTAGATTCTCCATACCCATTGCCTAACCGTGAAATTCTTGCCCAAAAGCCGGACAGGCTTGCATATCCTCAAAACTTTCCGAAGTACAGGTTTTATGGCAATAATATAAAATACATGATAGATGTAGCTAATAAGTGGGAAGATGGCCCGCTTAAAGATGCACTTATCATTGTGATTGCTAACCATATGAAGAAGTCGTTCCTGAGCTGGAATAAAGATACCGTAAAGGATGATGTAATATTTCAGCACCTGTTAGAACTTAGTGGCGGCAAAATAAACCTGCTTTCTACAGATGAGGAGCTTTCTGCCTCGAACGACCTTATGAAGGTTAACAAAAAGCTGAGCAATAAAACGCATAGCAATGCTGCTATTAGCAGTAATAATAATAACCCCCGCCAAAAAATGCAGAGGGGTACCACAAACAGAAATAATAGCCAGAATAACAACCGTAATCCTAAACAAAACTTTTAG
- a CDS encoding DUF493 family protein has product MDNKSEEFYIRLTEELAGSADWPAEYLFKFIVPSDAQKITTVEDAFNDMGAVIQTTQSKTGKYTSISINVRMEGPVEIVEKYKQLSSVEGIISL; this is encoded by the coding sequence ATGGATAACAAAAGCGAAGAATTTTATATAAGGCTTACCGAAGAACTGGCAGGATCTGCTGATTGGCCGGCCGAATATCTTTTTAAATTTATTGTACCCTCAGACGCGCAAAAGATAACCACTGTAGAAGATGCGTTTAATGACATGGGGGCAGTGATACAAACCACCCAGTCTAAAACGGGTAAATATACCAGTATTTCTATAAACGTGCGCATGGAAGGGCCTGTTGAAATAGTGGAAAAATACAAGCAGCTTTCTAGTGTAGAAGGCATAATTTCCTTATAA
- a CDS encoding 1-phosphofructokinase family hexose kinase, whose protein sequence is MAKSVLTITLNPTVDKSTTVENLKPEKKLRCTAPKYEPGGGGINVSRGLVRLGIDSVALFTSGGRTGALLQELLEEEKVSVKTVSTKAETRENFIVVDTSHNEQYRFGMPGEDITVDEADEIFKTIITISPFPEITVISGSLPPGIEAAYIGKLVRALKEKGSLVIADTSGDALEEVLKEGVYLLKPNIGELATLTGQKELDNDSADEAAKQLVDEGKAEIVVVSLGPQGAYLVSKDETIHVPAPSVKKLSTVGAGDSMVAGMVSILAKGGTLTQMARMGVACGSAATMSSGTGLFSKENAEKLYKWLSK, encoded by the coding sequence ATGGCAAAATCTGTTTTAACCATTACCCTAAATCCTACTGTAGACAAAAGCACTACAGTAGAAAACCTGAAGCCCGAGAAAAAACTACGTTGTACTGCACCTAAATATGAACCGGGCGGCGGCGGCATTAATGTGTCGCGCGGTTTGGTAAGACTGGGTATAGATTCTGTTGCACTTTTTACTTCGGGTGGGCGAACCGGAGCGTTATTACAGGAACTTTTAGAAGAAGAAAAGGTATCCGTAAAGACGGTTAGCACTAAAGCCGAAACCCGTGAGAATTTTATTGTTGTAGATACATCACACAACGAGCAGTACCGCTTTGGTATGCCGGGCGAAGATATTACTGTTGACGAAGCTGATGAGATATTTAAAACCATTATTACCATATCCCCATTCCCTGAAATTACCGTTATAAGCGGCAGCCTGCCCCCGGGTATTGAAGCCGCATATATAGGTAAACTGGTAAGAGCTCTTAAAGAAAAAGGTTCGCTGGTTATTGCAGATACATCTGGCGATGCGCTGGAGGAAGTGCTTAAAGAAGGTGTATACCTGCTTAAACCTAACATTGGCGAATTGGCAACACTCACAGGACAAAAGGAACTGGATAACGACAGCGCAGACGAAGCCGCAAAACAACTTGTAGACGAAGGTAAAGCTGAGATCGTAGTAGTATCGTTAGGGCCACAGGGCGCTTACCTGGTTAGCAAAGACGAAACTATACATGTACCTGCACCATCAGTAAAAAAGCTTAGTACCGTAGGTGCCGGAGACAGCATGGTAGCCGGTATGGTCAGCATACTGGCAAAGGGCGGCACACTTACCCAAATGGCACGCATGGGCGTAGCCTGCGGATCTGCCGCTACAATGAGCAGTGGTACCGGGCTGTTTAGTAAAGAAAATGCCGAGAAGCTGTATAAGTGGTTATCTAAATAA
- a CDS encoding TonB-dependent receptor produces the protein MKKFYFHIFSILIFLLFSAISFAQNSVVEVSGLVTDRQLKEPLPGITVTVKGNPAAVTASNESGEFTLRAQVSYPFVLVFSGVGFQSREIQILSAQSKIAVELNTENTLLNEVVVSASRVEERILQSPISIEKIDIKAIKDNPAPTFYDALDNVKGVQLLTSSLTLKVPNSRGFNVPNNFRFMQLVDGVDVQAATLGVPLGNAIGPTELDIQSMEITPGAASALYGMNAINGLASLQTRSPFTHQGLSLYLRNGVNHVNDNDKDASLFTEAALRYAHVFNDKFAIKVNGSYFKGTDWISNTLKDQNPYNLVTGNPDFAELSGTNNPAADLWNNYGDERNNRVAVTTNIDGQQHTFNVSRTGYLEKDLVDPTVTNAKFDAGAYYKIKENLEVSYVYRYGLMDGTFQRGNKIRLDNATVQNHKVELKGEEFYVRAYTSIEDTGDSYNLKPLADNLDLTHASNTNWRNAFQTALQSSINGGTPLTQAFANARAVADQGRVEPGTPEFEALKNTIIRTNNWDHANSGIVGAPETGGAWLKQKSALYHVEGQYDLSKYVKIFDLQAGVDYRQYLVTPDGNNFVDFSRPLAERNVPLTNGSFGDKQKYEKYGAFVQLTKRFFNDRLKLNASIRADRNPEFETKFNPRVAVVYSPKQNHNFRASFQNGFRFPSLFEALSFVNNGNVRRVGGLARVNDGIGFLENSYTLTSIDQFNAAVNDAADAGTPRNQAALDNRNLLVVANLPQMKPEQINSFEVGYKSVVANNTVSIDWDAYYNIYDGFLGQVEVAVPKDATVGSDAAVFAMLTRSARDHYRVFTNSSNTYKSFGSSLGVKYNFYEDYTAGFNVSYNDLLSDGGKDIFITAFNTPKWVTNLTIGNRQIIKNVGFTVTGRWQDAFYWESTLANGDVSAYFTADAQVNVKIPSIFAVAKVGGTNILNNKYYQYAAGPTIGGLYYVALTFELANL, from the coding sequence ATGAAGAAATTTTACTTCCATATATTTTCCATTCTTATTTTCTTACTATTTTCTGCAATATCATTTGCTCAAAACAGCGTGGTAGAAGTCAGTGGGCTGGTAACTGACCGTCAGCTAAAAGAACCGCTACCGGGAATAACCGTTACAGTTAAAGGGAATCCTGCGGCAGTAACGGCGAGTAACGAGTCAGGTGAATTTACATTGCGTGCACAGGTAAGCTATCCGTTTGTACTGGTATTTTCGGGCGTAGGCTTCCAGTCCCGGGAAATACAGATACTTTCTGCACAAAGCAAAATAGCTGTAGAGCTCAATACAGAAAACACATTGCTAAATGAGGTAGTGGTTTCTGCATCGCGTGTGGAAGAACGTATTTTACAGTCGCCTATTTCCATCGAAAAAATTGACATTAAAGCCATTAAAGATAATCCTGCGCCTACATTTTATGATGCGCTGGATAATGTAAAGGGCGTGCAACTGCTCACATCAAGCCTTACGCTTAAAGTGCCAAACTCACGTGGTTTTAACGTGCCTAATAACTTCCGGTTTATGCAGTTGGTTGACGGGGTAGATGTTCAGGCAGCCACGCTTGGTGTGCCACTTGGCAATGCCATAGGTCCTACAGAATTAGACATCCAGAGCATGGAGATAACGCCCGGTGCGGCATCTGCATTATACGGTATGAATGCCATTAATGGCCTTGCCAGCCTGCAAACACGCAGCCCATTTACGCACCAGGGGCTTAGCCTGTACCTGCGCAATGGTGTAAATCATGTTAATGATAACGATAAGGATGCTTCACTATTTACTGAAGCTGCGCTGCGCTATGCCCACGTTTTTAATGATAAATTTGCTATAAAAGTTAATGGCTCTTATTTTAAAGGGACTGACTGGATATCTAACACGCTTAAAGACCAGAACCCATACAATCTTGTAACAGGAAACCCCGATTTTGCTGAACTTTCGGGCACTAATAATCCGGCGGCCGACCTTTGGAACAACTATGGCGATGAGCGTAATAACCGTGTGGCGGTTACCACCAATATTGATGGTCAGCAGCATACTTTTAATGTATCGCGCACGGGGTATCTTGAAAAAGACCTGGTAGACCCAACGGTAACTAATGCCAAGTTTGATGCGGGTGCTTATTACAAAATTAAAGAAAATCTTGAGGTATCTTATGTGTATCGCTATGGCCTTATGGATGGTACGTTTCAGCGGGGCAACAAAATTAGGCTAGATAATGCTACCGTTCAAAACCATAAGGTAGAACTAAAAGGTGAGGAATTTTATGTGCGGGCATATACCTCTATCGAAGATACCGGAGACTCCTATAACCTAAAGCCACTGGCGGATAACCTTGACTTGACCCATGCCAGTAATACCAACTGGCGCAATGCGTTTCAAACTGCTTTACAATCATCTATAAATGGTGGTACACCGCTAACGCAGGCCTTTGCTAATGCACGTGCCGTTGCAGACCAGGGCAGGGTAGAGCCGGGTACGCCTGAATTTGAAGCGCTGAAGAATACGATTATACGTACCAACAACTGGGATCATGCTAATTCTGGCATTGTCGGTGCGCCCGAAACCGGCGGTGCATGGCTAAAGCAAAAATCGGCACTGTACCATGTAGAGGGGCAGTACGACCTTTCTAAATATGTTAAGATATTCGATTTACAGGCCGGTGTTGATTACCGTCAATACCTTGTAACGCCGGATGGTAATAACTTTGTAGATTTTTCGCGCCCGTTAGCCGAACGTAATGTACCACTGACAAACGGTAGTTTTGGCGATAAGCAGAAGTATGAAAAATATGGTGCCTTTGTACAGCTTACCAAGCGGTTTTTTAACGACAGGCTAAAGCTTAACGCTTCTATTCGTGCTGACCGTAATCCTGAGTTTGAAACCAAATTTAATCCTCGTGTTGCAGTGGTGTATTCACCAAAGCAAAACCACAATTTCAGGGCATCGTTCCAGAATGGTTTCCGTTTTCCTTCCCTATTTGAGGCGCTGTCTTTTGTGAATAATGGCAATGTGCGCCGTGTAGGTGGATTAGCAAGAGTGAATGATGGTATTGGCTTCCTGGAAAATTCATACACATTAACCTCTATAGACCAGTTTAATGCCGCAGTTAATGATGCTGCAGATGCCGGTACACCCCGCAACCAGGCTGCGCTGGATAACCGTAACCTGCTGGTAGTGGCTAACCTTCCGCAAATGAAGCCCGAGCAGATTAACTCGTTTGAAGTAGGCTATAAGAGTGTGGTTGCTAACAATACCGTTTCGATAGACTGGGATGCGTATTATAACATTTACGATGGCTTCTTAGGCCAGGTTGAGGTTGCGGTTCCTAAAGATGCCACCGTGGGCAGCGATGCCGCTGTGTTTGCCATGCTTACCCGCAGTGCCCGCGATCATTACCGTGTGTTTACCAATAGTTCTAATACCTATAAAAGCTTTGGCTCATCGCTGGGTGTTAAATATAATTTTTATGAAGATTACACCGCAGGTTTTAATGTAAGTTATAACGACCTGCTGTCAGATGGAGGTAAAGATATTTTTATTACTGCTTTTAATACGCCAAAGTGGGTTACAAACCTTACCATAGGCAATAGGCAAATCATTAAAAATGTAGGTTTTACCGTTACCGGGCGCTGGCAGGATGCTTTTTACTGGGAGAGTACGTTAGCTAATGGCGATGTATCGGCTTACTTTACTGCCGATGCCCAGGTTAATGTAAAGATACCATCGATATTTGCAGTTGCTAAAGTAGGCGGCACAAATATCCTGAATAATAAATATTACCAGTATGCGGCAGGGCCTACCATAGGCGGGCTGTACTATGTTGCGCTCACATTTGAGCTGGCTAACTTATAA
- a CDS encoding ABC-F family ATP-binding cassette domain-containing protein, translating into MITVDAVSVQFGGTTLFSDVSFSINETDKIALMGKNGAGKSTLLKIIAGESKPSTGNISSPKGTVIAYLPQHLLTHDDATVFEETSKAFAGIFKMKAEIDALNDELTVRTDYESDEYYKIIEKVSELSEKFYSIEEINYEAEVEKVLTGMGFLREDFTRPTSEFSGGWRMRIELAKILLQKPDLILLDEPTNHMDIDSIQWLEDFLINSAKAVMVISHDRAFVDNITTRTIEVTMGRIYDYKAKYSHYLELRKDRRVHQQKAYEEQQKFISENQAFIERFRGTFSKTEQVQSRVRMLEKLVPIEVDEVDTSALRLKFPPSPRSGQYPVIVEGLNKSYGDHVVFKDANMVIERGQKVAFLGKNGEGKSTMVKAIMSEITHDGGKLEMGHNVKIGYFAQNQAAMLDGDLTIFDTIDRIAEGDIRTQIKTILGAFMFSGDDTTKKVKVLSGGEKTRLAMIKLLLEPVNVLILDEPTNHLDMKTKDIIKDALKAFDGTLILVSHDRDFLDGLATKVFEFGNKRVKEHFEDIKGFLEHKKIENLREIEKK; encoded by the coding sequence ATGATTACTGTAGATGCTGTTTCGGTACAATTTGGCGGTACCACCCTTTTTAGCGATGTGTCCTTCTCTATAAACGAGACCGACAAAATAGCCCTTATGGGGAAAAATGGTGCGGGTAAAAGTACCCTGCTTAAAATTATAGCCGGGGAGAGCAAACCTTCTACAGGCAATATATCTTCGCCTAAAGGTACTGTTATTGCTTACCTGCCGCAGCATTTGCTTACGCATGATGATGCCACAGTATTTGAAGAAACATCTAAGGCATTTGCCGGGATCTTTAAAATGAAGGCAGAGATCGATGCGCTTAACGATGAACTTACCGTGCGTACAGATTATGAATCTGACGAGTATTATAAGATTATCGAAAAGGTGTCTGAGCTTAGTGAGAAATTTTATTCGATAGAAGAGATAAACTATGAGGCCGAAGTAGAAAAAGTACTTACGGGTATGGGTTTTTTACGCGAAGATTTTACCAGGCCAACATCTGAGTTTAGCGGTGGATGGCGTATGCGCATTGAGCTTGCTAAAATACTATTACAAAAGCCCGACCTTATACTGCTGGATGAGCCTACAAACCACATGGATATTGATAGTATACAGTGGCTTGAAGACTTTTTGATAAACAGCGCAAAGGCCGTTATGGTTATAAGCCACGACCGCGCCTTTGTAGACAATATTACTACCCGTACCATAGAGGTTACTATGGGCCGCATTTACGATTACAAGGCTAAATACTCTCATTACCTTGAGCTGCGCAAAGACCGCCGTGTACATCAGCAAAAGGCTTATGAAGAGCAGCAAAAATTCATTTCTGAAAATCAGGCGTTTATTGAACGTTTTAGGGGAACTTTCTCTAAAACTGAGCAAGTGCAGTCTCGCGTGCGAATGCTGGAAAAACTGGTTCCTATAGAGGTTGATGAGGTAGATACATCTGCGTTGCGTTTAAAGTTTCCGCCGTCGCCACGCTCAGGGCAATATCCTGTAATTGTTGAAGGGTTAAACAAATCTTACGGCGACCACGTAGTGTTTAAGGATGCTAATATGGTAATAGAGCGCGGGCAAAAGGTTGCGTTTCTAGGGAAGAATGGTGAAGGTAAGTCGACCATGGTTAAGGCCATAATGAGTGAAATAACGCACGATGGCGGTAAGCTGGAAATGGGCCATAATGTAAAAATAGGCTACTTCGCGCAAAACCAGGCAGCAATGCTCGATGGCGATCTTACAATATTTGACACCATAGACCGCATTGCAGAAGGCGACATCCGTACACAGATAAAAACTATATTGGGGGCTTTTATGTTTAGTGGTGATGATACCACCAAGAAAGTTAAAGTACTGTCGGGAGGGGAAAAGACCCGCCTGGCCATGATAAAGCTACTTTTAGAACCGGTTAACGTACTGATACTGGATGAGCCTACCAACCACCTTGATATGAAAACCAAGGATATTATTAAAGATGCCCTTAAGGCCTTTGACGGTACACTGATACTGGTATCTCACGACAGGGATTTCCTTGACGGACTGGCTACCAAGGTATTTGAGTTTGGTAACAAACGCGTAAAAGAACACTTTGAAGATATTAAAGGGTTTCTTGAACACAAAAAAATAGAAAACCTAAGGGAGATAGAAAAGAAGTAG
- a CDS encoding isoaspartyl peptidase/L-asparaginase: protein MKVIIHGGFFSESSTDIKTKTAKQEALVSIVKASYEYLKNHTATETVVYAVTLLEDSPLFNAGIGSQIQSDGQIRMSAALMDGTTQKLSGVINIQNVQNPIKVAEQLMPYDDRVLGGEGATNFAHKNGFAEFSTETPERRAEFENKLAATGTGTVGCVALDADGKLAVATSTGGKGFEMVGRISDSATVAGNYVNAHCGVSCTGVGEDIVSNATAAKIVTRITDGLPIADAFEKTFAELKPYDGFAGAIAIDANGNIFHQDSHPSMVFASFDGENIVVFQ, encoded by the coding sequence ATGAAAGTAATAATACACGGTGGTTTTTTTAGTGAATCATCTACTGATATAAAAACAAAAACAGCCAAGCAAGAAGCGCTTGTTTCTATCGTAAAGGCTTCTTATGAATATCTTAAAAACCATACTGCTACCGAAACTGTGGTATATGCCGTTACACTGTTGGAGGACAGCCCGCTGTTTAATGCCGGTATAGGTTCGCAGATACAAAGCGACGGACAGATACGCATGAGCGCAGCTCTTATGGATGGTACTACGCAAAAACTTAGCGGTGTTATAAACATACAGAATGTTCAGAACCCCATTAAGGTCGCTGAACAACTGATGCCTTATGACGATCGCGTACTGGGGGGTGAAGGCGCAACAAATTTTGCCCATAAAAATGGCTTTGCTGAGTTTAGCACTGAAACACCTGAAAGACGCGCTGAGTTTGAAAATAAACTCGCCGCTACAGGTACAGGAACCGTAGGCTGTGTAGCATTAGATGCTGATGGTAAACTTGCTGTTGCAACTTCTACCGGAGGTAAAGGTTTTGAAATGGTAGGCCGTATATCAGACAGTGCTACCGTAGCGGGTAACTATGTAAATGCCCATTGTGGTGTTAGCTGTACCGGCGTTGGTGAAGACATTGTAAGTAATGCCACAGCTGCTAAAATTGTAACCCGTATTACCGATGGTCTGCCCATTGCTGATGCTTTTGAAAAAACCTTTGCCGAATTAAAACCTTATGATGGCTTTGCCGGTGCCATTGCTATTGATGCAAATGGTAATATCTTTCATCAGGATTCGCACCCTAGTATGGTATTTGCGAGTTTTGACGGAGAAAATATAGTAGTATTTCAGTAA
- a CDS encoding cyanophycinase, which produces MSNVQGKLIIIGGAVDKGSFTEASFDQNVANNLNFFETGILRRIIRESKHGEESRIEVITTASVIPRQVGPEYIKAFAYLKAENVGVMYIEKREQTNDPEILARIQAADVVMFTGGDQLRLTSILGGTKLHDIILEKFKNEEFIYAGTSAGAAAASNNMIYQGSSSEALLKGEVKITSGLSLIQDVIIDTHFVQRGRMGRLFQAVVGNPRTLGIGLGEDTGLLITGDGKMEAIGSGLVILVDGRQIKDTNLTQVDLGRPISINNMVVHVMSMYDTYDLNTKEMEIHNSQYSIPLYTPLEADSDPSVSADDKE; this is translated from the coding sequence ATGAGTAATGTACAGGGAAAACTAATAATTATAGGAGGGGCTGTAGATAAAGGCAGCTTTACAGAAGCGTCTTTTGACCAGAATGTAGCTAATAACCTAAACTTTTTTGAAACCGGTATTTTAAGGCGCATCATCCGTGAATCTAAGCACGGTGAAGAAAGCCGTATCGAGGTAATAACAACGGCATCAGTAATACCGCGCCAGGTAGGGCCAGAATATATAAAGGCATTTGCGTACTTAAAGGCTGAGAACGTGGGCGTGATGTATATCGAGAAACGCGAACAGACAAACGACCCCGAAATACTGGCACGCATACAGGCTGCCGATGTGGTAATGTTTACCGGCGGCGACCAGTTGCGCCTTACCTCTATATTAGGCGGTACAAAATTGCACGACATCATTCTTGAAAAGTTTAAGAACGAAGAGTTTATATATGCCGGTACCAGTGCCGGTGCTGCGGCTGCAAGCAATAACATGATCTATCAGGGCAGCAGTAGTGAGGCGCTTTTAAAAGGTGAGGTAAAAATTACCAGCGGCCTTAGCCTTATACAGGATGTAATTATAGATACCCACTTTGTGCAGCGTGGCCGTATGGGACGCCTATTTCAGGCGGTTGTAGGTAATCCGCGTACGCTGGGCATAGGCCTGGGCGAAGATACCGGGCTGCTGATTACCGGTGATGGCAAAATGGAAGCCATAGGCTCTGGGCTTGTTATTTTAGTAGACGGACGCCAGATTAAGGATACTAACTTAACACAGGTAGACCTTGGCAGGCCAATATCTATAAACAATATGGTAGTACATGTAATGAGTATGTACGATACTTACGACCTCAATACTAAAGAAATGGAGATACATAACTCACAATACTCTATTCCGCTATACACTCCCCTGGAAGCAGACAGCGACCCAAGTGTGAGTGCAGATGACAAGGAGTAG